Genomic window (Kribbella jejuensis):
GCTCACCGTAGGCGTCGTACCGGTCGACAAGCAGCTCGACCTGAAGGCGATCGCAGCCGCGGCCGGCGGGAAGAAGGCGGTGATGGCCGACCCGGCCGCCGCCGAACGCACGACCGGGTACGTCGTCGGCGGCATCAGCCCGATCGGCCAGAAACGCGCCCTCCCGACCGTCATCGACAGCACCGCGACCGACCACCCAACCGTCTACGTGTCAGGCGGCCGCCGCGGCCTCGACATCGGCCTCTCCCCCACCGACCTGATCACCGTAACGAACGCCCGCACAGCCCCCATCGCCCGCTGATCAGCCGGCCATCGCCTCCTCCGGAATCGTCTCGGCGCCGGTGATGAAGGAGACTACGTCGCTCATGGAGACCTTCTTCGGGTCGACTACGCCTACTCGTTTGCCGAGGCGGTGGACGTGGACTCGGTCGGAGACCTCGAAGACGGCCGGCATGTCGTGGGAGATCAGGACGACCGGGAGGCCGCGGTTGCTGATCCGCTTGATCAGCTCGAGTACGTGCGCGGTCTCGCGTACGCCCAGGGCCGCGGTGGGTTCGTCCATGATCACCACCTTGCTGCCGAACATCGCCGCCCGCGCCACCGCGACCGCCTGTCGCTGACCACCCGACAGGCTCTCGACCGGCTGCGTGATGTCCTGGATCGTCGCGATGCCCAGAGCGTCGAGCTGGTTGCGCGCCTCGATCCGCATCGCCTTGCGGTCCAGCATCCGCAGCTTGCCGAGCAGTCCCTCGCGCCGAATCTCCCGGCCGAGGAACAGGTTGGTCGTGATGTCGAGCGCGGGCGCCACCGCCAGCGTCTGGTACACCGTCTCGATGCCGCTGCGGCGTGCGTCCAGCGGCGAGTGGAACTGCACCGGCTTGCCGTCGAGTTCGATCCGGCCGGCATCGGGTTGCAGCGCACCGGTGAGCGCCTTGATCAGGCTGGACTTGCCGGCGCCGTTGTCGCCGACGATCGCCAGCACCTCGCCCGGGTACAGGTCGAAGTCGGCCCCGTTGATCGCCGTGACATGGCCGTAGCGTTTGACCAGTCCGCGAGCGCTCAGCATCGCCGTCCGTACAGCGGTTTCGGTGGTGTCGGTGGTCATGAACTCCTCCTCCGCGTCGCCTGGTCGAACGCCACGGCGGCGATCACCAGCACGCCGGTGGCCAGGTTCTGGTAGTTCGAGTCGATCCCCATCTGGGTCAGGCCACTGCGCAGTACGGCGACGATCAGCGCACCGACGATCGTGCCGACGACACCGCCGCGGCCACCGAACAGGCTGGTGCCGCCGATCACCACCGCGGTGATGCTGTCCAGGTTGCCGGTCTGGTACGCGTTCGGGTCGGCGGTCGGCGTCCGGCCGAGCGCCATCCACGCCGCGAACCCGTAGATAATGCCGGCCACGGCATACACGCTGACCAGGGTGCGGTCGATGTGGATACCGGTCAGCCGGGCCGCCTCCGGCTCGTTGCCGACGGCGTACACGTGCCGGCCCCACCCGGTCTTCGCCAGCACGAACCACGTCACCGCGAACAGCACCGCGGCGAGCACCATGCCCATCGTGAACTGGACCCGGCCGAACAGGTACAGCGACGTACCGAGCCAGGTCAGCAGGCCGTCGGGCACCGGCCAGGTCGTCCCTTTGCTGTACAGGTTGGTGACCGCCGTCATCACCGCGAGCATGCCCAGCGTCACGATGAACGGCGGCAGCTTGATCCGGCTCACCAGGAGGCCGGACAGCGTCGCCACCACGGCGCACGCCACGATCGAGACGACCAGGGCGAGCGCGCTGGGCAGGTGCCCGGTGACGAGCCGGGTCATCAGCAGCGTGCCGAAGACGGCGATCGCGGCGTTGGCCAGGTCGATGCCGCTGGTCAGGATCACCAGGGTCTGGCCGAGCGCCAGGGTACCGACCACAATCGACTGCTGGACGATGAACGAGAAGTTGTCGATGCTCGCGAACGTGCTCGTCGCGAGCGAGAAGAAGATGATCGCGACAAGCAGTGCGGCGGTCGGGCCGAGCACCGGGTTACGGGCGAACAGCGCCCGGACGGCGTCGCCGCGGCTACCGGTGTGAACGGTGGTCGTTGCCGTGGACATCTATGTCACCCCCAGCAGTTCTGCGCGCCCCAGGTGGTGTCCTTGGACGCCATTCCCGCGACGGGCTTGTCGGTGATCAGGGTGGCGCCGGTGTCGATGAAACCGGACGGCTTCTTGCCGGTCTGGGCGTAGTCGAAGACCGCGTTCACGCCGTCCTCGGCCATCTTCTTCGGGAACTGCATCACGGTGCCGACGAAAATGCCGTTCTTCACGTCCTGCACGCCTTGGCAGCCACCGTCGATCGCGCCGACCAGCACCTTGCCGGCCAGGCCCTTCTCCTTCAGCGCCTGGTACGCACCCCGGGCAGCCGGCTCGTTGATGTTGTACACCGCGTTGACCTGGTTGCCGACCCGCTGCAGCAGGTTCTCCATCGCGGCCTGGGCCTTGGTCTGGTCGCCCTGGGTGAGCGCGGTGCCGATGATGTCGGGCGTGTTCAGCGGCAGGCCCATCCCCTCGAGGAACCCGTTGTGCCGCTGGATGCCGACGCTGGCACTCGGGTCCAGGTCCATCATCACCAACTGCGGCTTCGTGCTGCCGAGCCGGGCCTTGACGTACTGGCCGATCAACTTGCCGGCGTTCTCGTTGTTGGTCGCGTACGTCGCCGCGACTGCGTCCGCGGGCGTGGTCTGGGTGTCCAGCGCGA
Coding sequences:
- the ybaK gene encoding Cys-tRNA(Pro) deacylase, which translates into the protein MAKAKQTQGTPATVALAKAKVEFTTHAYEHDPAAKSYGLEAAELLGLAPEQVFKTLLVEVDGKLTVGVVPVDKQLDLKAIAAAAGGKKAVMADPAAAERTTGYVVGGISPIGQKRALPTVIDSTATDHPTVYVSGGRRGLDIGLSPTDLITVTNARTAPIAR
- a CDS encoding substrate-binding domain-containing protein yields the protein MRFTGFRRSTTAVAALVCAGAVVLSACTTTKKSGPGSDSGGSSGPVKIGLVTKTETNPYFVKLRESAKAAAQAKGGTLIALAGKFDGDNEGQVTAIENLVQQGVKGILITPSNSAGVLGAIKQAQDKGVVVIALDTQTTPADAVAATYATNNENAGKLIGQYVKARLGSTKPQLVMMDLDPSASVGIQRHNGFLEGMGLPLNTPDIIGTALTQGDQTKAQAAMENLLQRVGNQVNAVYNINEPAARGAYQALKEKGLAGKVLVGAIDGGCQGVQDVKNGIFVGTVMQFPKKMAEDGVNAVFDYAQTGKKPSGFIDTGATLITDKPVAGMASKDTTWGAQNCWG
- a CDS encoding ATP-binding cassette domain-containing protein; this encodes MTTDTTETAVRTAMLSARGLVKRYGHVTAINGADFDLYPGEVLAIVGDNGAGKSSLIKALTGALQPDAGRIELDGKPVQFHSPLDARRSGIETVYQTLAVAPALDITTNLFLGREIRREGLLGKLRMLDRKAMRIEARNQLDALGIATIQDITQPVESLSGGQRQAVAVARAAMFGSKVVIMDEPTAALGVRETAHVLELIKRISNRGLPVVLISHDMPAVFEVSDRVHVHRLGKRVGVVDPKKVSMSDVVSFITGAETIPEEAMAG
- a CDS encoding ABC transporter permease, which encodes MSTATTTVHTGSRGDAVRALFARNPVLGPTAALLVAIIFFSLATSTFASIDNFSFIVQQSIVVGTLALGQTLVILTSGIDLANAAIAVFGTLLMTRLVTGHLPSALALVVSIVACAVVATLSGLLVSRIKLPPFIVTLGMLAVMTAVTNLYSKGTTWPVPDGLLTWLGTSLYLFGRVQFTMGMVLAAVLFAVTWFVLAKTGWGRHVYAVGNEPEAARLTGIHIDRTLVSVYAVAGIIYGFAAWMALGRTPTADPNAYQTGNLDSITAVVIGGTSLFGGRGGVVGTIVGALIVAVLRSGLTQMGIDSNYQNLATGVLVIAAVAFDQATRRRSS